One window from the genome of Sesamum indicum cultivar Zhongzhi No. 13 linkage group LG15, S_indicum_v1.0, whole genome shotgun sequence encodes:
- the LOC105178104 gene encoding 17.5 kDa class I heat shock protein-like, which produces MSLIPSVFGRRGSVFDPLSLDLWDPFRDWPVSSSDEASQLAATKVDWRETPEAHVFKADVPGLKKEEVKVEVEDDNVLQISGERTREKEEKNDTWHRLERSSGKFFRRFRLPENAKMDQIKASMENGVLTVTVPKEEVKKPEVKAIEISG; this is translated from the coding sequence ATGTCGCTGATCCCAAGTGTATTCGGCCGACGAGGCAGCGTTTTCGACCCATTGTCGCTCGATCTCTGGGACCCTTTCCGTGATTGGCCCGTCAGCTCCTCCGACGAGGCCTCGCAGTTGGCGGCCACCAAGGTTGACTGGAGGGAGACGCCGGAGGCCCATGTGTTCAAGGCGGATGTTCCGGGGCTGAAGAAGGAGGAGGTGAAGGTGGAGGTAGAGGACGACAACGTCCTCCAGATAAGTGGAGAACGCACCCGCGAGAAAGAGGAGAAGAACGACACCTGGCACCGTCTTGAGAGGAGCTCCGGCAAGTTCTTCCGCCGCTTCAGGCTGCCGGAGAATGCAAAGATGGATCAGATCAAAGCCAGCATGGAGAACGGGGTGCTCACTGTCACTGTCCCCAAGGAGGAAGTGAAGAAGCCTGAGGTGAAGGCCATTGAGATTTCTGGCTGA